The following are from one region of the Juglans regia cultivar Chandler chromosome 10, Walnut 2.0, whole genome shotgun sequence genome:
- the LOC109000411 gene encoding stress-response A/B barrel domain-containing protein UP3-like, with the protein MLSLKGRTLFSPPFSCALSLPKHIPHLRPSFSLKPYSQSSPSKSPVKMSSSQTVVEHVVLVKVKENTDLSKVNTMVSRLNSLSSLDQVLHLTAGPVLRSGSSSLNFTHALHSRYRTKDDLAAYSAHPSHLSVVKESLLPIIDDIMAVDWVATGGDVDDFVVPPPGSAIRFTFLKLKENLGDNVKSEILGVIKEIKGNFSQIKQISCGENFSPARAKGFSLASLAIFPEVSEMEAVDSNEEWVNSQKEKVRDYLEGVAVVDYVIPQPQSASL; encoded by the coding sequence ATGCTCTCCCTGAAGGGCCGTACACTGTTTTCCCCTCCATTTTCCTGCGCACTCTCGCTCCCCAAACACATCCCTCATCTTAGGCCCTCATTTTCCCTCAAACCCTACTCTCAGTCCTCACCTTCCAAATCCCCCGTTAAGATGTCCTCGTCTCAGACCGTCGTCGAGCACGTCGTACTCGTCAAGGTCAAAGAGAATACCGACCTCTCCAAGGTCAATACCATGGTCAGTCGCCTCAACAGCTTGAGCTCCCTCGACCAAGTCCTCCACCTCACTGCCGGTCCGGTCCTCCGATCCGGGTCCTCCTCCCTTAACTTCACCCATGCACTCCACAGCCGCTACAGGACCAAGGACGACCTCGCGGCCTACTCTGCCCACCCCAGCCACCTCAGCGTGGTCAAGGAGTCCCTCCTCCCGATCATCGACGACATCATGGCGGTCGATTGGGTCGCCACCGGTGGCGATGTTGATGATTTTGTCGTCCCACCGCCTGGCTCCGCCATTCGATTCACCTTCTTGAAGCTCAAGGAGAACTTGGGTGATAACGTGAAATCTGAGATTCTCGGGGTTATTAAGGAAATTAAGGGCAATTTCTCCCAGATCAAGCAGATTAGTTGCGGGGAAAACTTCTCGCCGGCGAGAGCCAAGGGTTTCTCGCTGGCTTCGCTAGCGATTTTTCCAGAAGTGAGCGAAATGGAGGCGGTGGATTCGAACGAGGAATGGGTGAATTCCCAAAAGGAGAAGGTTAGGGATTACCTGGAGGGCGTGGCCGTCGTTGATTATGTGATCCCGCAGCCACAATCCGCGAGTCTCTGa